A part of Maridesulfovibrio hydrothermalis AM13 = DSM 14728 genomic DNA contains:
- a CDS encoding NAD-dependent epimerase/dehydratase family protein, which translates to MNKSTCLVTGCAGFIGSHLTRSLLDAGYGVVGVDNFFTGYAHNMDGFIDHHRFKFYEASITEKGLLERLKNENPELDAIFQLAAIVSVPYSVEHAELTMEVNFEANARMIASAQRLGISTFVFAGSAAEYGEENRLPVREEYADEATQLSPYGVAKYKSSSLIEKGGFGCSLRFFNIFGPRQDPTSQYSGVISKFVDFGLAGKNMVIFGDGEQTRDFLYVSDVVTSYFIAAGFDKQGRGPLSGVYNVGTGNTTSVRELAVTVARLTAAPDKIIYKQERVGDIKHSCADVSKISASGFKAEISFEKGLEKTIEWAESQQ; encoded by the coding sequence ATGAATAAAAGTACCTGTCTTGTCACCGGATGCGCAGGTTTTATCGGTAGTCATCTTACCCGGTCTCTTCTTGATGCAGGGTACGGTGTTGTCGGCGTAGATAACTTCTTTACCGGATATGCTCATAATATGGATGGTTTTATTGATCATCACAGGTTTAAATTTTATGAAGCCTCCATAACCGAAAAAGGTCTGCTTGAGAGACTCAAAAATGAAAATCCTGAACTGGATGCTATTTTTCAGCTGGCGGCTATTGTCAGCGTGCCTTACTCCGTTGAGCATGCCGAATTGACTATGGAAGTTAATTTTGAAGCCAATGCACGGATGATCGCATCGGCGCAAAGGCTTGGGATCAGCACTTTTGTTTTTGCCGGATCGGCAGCAGAGTACGGGGAGGAGAACCGCCTTCCTGTCCGTGAAGAATATGCAGATGAGGCCACTCAGCTCAGTCCTTACGGAGTGGCTAAATATAAATCGTCATCTTTGATTGAAAAGGGCGGATTCGGCTGTTCACTTCGTTTTTTTAATATATTCGGTCCTCGTCAAGACCCTACCAGCCAGTATAGCGGCGTGATTTCAAAGTTTGTAGATTTTGGCTTGGCCGGTAAGAACATGGTTATCTTCGGTGACGGTGAGCAGACCAGAGATTTTTTATATGTATCCGATGTAGTCACGTCATACTTTATTGCTGCAGGATTTGACAAACAAGGTCGCGGTCCTCTTTCGGGGGTTTATAATGTCGGTACCGGTAATACCACCTCGGTCCGCGAACTGGCCGTGACCGTGGCAAGGCTTACAGCGGCTCCGGACAAAATAATTTATAAACAGGAAAGGGTCGGAGATATCAAACATTCATGTGCAGATGTGAGCAAGATCTCTGCTTCGGGATTCAAGGCTGAAATTTCATTTGAGAAAGGTCTTGAAAAAACCATTGAATGGGCTGAATCTCAACAGTAA
- a CDS encoding HDOD domain-containing protein gives MSEIEVTTTLNPEIKEAAISYVKKLFSQSEDSKLIRVLKKESFKRVYKKMVLEPDEFRPKPRPAGVEPWHGNKPDGPRDFLKSKVVLPSLPQVLLQIQQVINDSGSSANDLAEVISKDPKLVASILRLANSALFSFRTEVDTPTRAVALLGFKQAGSLALATVTLSLFKRSKGTSVLEVEKFWKHSIACGVIAQEIAKAADLGDPERFFVGGMLHDIGLYVIFETSASLALEILDLAKQKGDCLYNAEQELLGFNHAILGGIIIKDWNFPHPLVVAAAGHHNPEKARNDPDAGVVHIADFISRALGYDLGGAAVLGKIEPAAWDKIGISGNFFIEKLPEIQDMIDTIFEILNPE, from the coding sequence ATGTCGGAAATTGAAGTCACAACAACTTTGAACCCTGAAATCAAAGAGGCTGCCATCAGCTATGTTAAAAAGCTGTTCAGCCAGTCTGAGGATTCAAAATTAATACGGGTTTTGAAAAAAGAATCATTTAAAAGAGTTTATAAAAAGATGGTTCTCGAACCTGACGAGTTCAGACCTAAGCCTCGTCCTGCCGGTGTTGAGCCGTGGCATGGCAACAAACCTGACGGCCCTAGGGATTTTTTAAAATCAAAGGTCGTTCTGCCGTCGCTGCCACAGGTTTTGCTCCAGATTCAACAGGTAATTAATGATTCTGGAAGCTCTGCAAATGATCTGGCTGAGGTTATCAGCAAAGATCCCAAACTTGTTGCATCAATTTTGCGCTTAGCCAACAGTGCCTTGTTCAGCTTCAGAACTGAGGTTGATACACCGACAAGAGCAGTTGCGCTGCTCGGTTTTAAACAGGCCGGATCGCTTGCATTGGCTACTGTCACGCTTAGCCTCTTTAAACGGTCCAAAGGAACATCCGTACTTGAGGTCGAAAAGTTCTGGAAGCATTCCATTGCTTGCGGAGTGATTGCTCAGGAAATAGCCAAGGCTGCAGATCTTGGTGATCCAGAAAGATTTTTTGTTGGTGGAATGCTTCATGATATTGGGCTTTACGTAATTTTTGAGACCAGCGCGAGCTTAGCTTTGGAAATTTTGGACCTTGCCAAACAAAAAGGGGACTGCCTGTATAACGCCGAACAGGAGTTGCTCGGTTTTAATCATGCAATTCTTGGCGGAATTATTATTAAGGATTGGAATTTTCCCCATCCGCTTGTTGTCGCCGCGGCGGGTCACCATAATCCTGAAAAAGCCAGAAATGATCCTGATGCAGGAGTTGTTCATATTGCTGATTTTATTTCCAGAGCTTTAGGATATGATCTTGGAGGGGCGGCTGTGCTTGGAAAAATCGAACCTGCCGCGTGGGATAAAATTGGCATTTCCGGCAACTTTTTTATTGAAAAATTGCCTGAAATTCAAGATATGATTGATACCATTTTTGAGATTTTAAATCCCGAATAA